The Lactuca sativa cultivar Salinas chromosome 2, Lsat_Salinas_v11, whole genome shotgun sequence genome includes the window ATCTACTTATTCTCTTACTTAATCTTATTTCTTGATTTTGACacttgttttaatttaatttgtttGAAGATTAATAGAACAAAAGGCAGAAAAATATTTGATTTCTTATTTTTTATGCTCATCTCCTTCTCTCCATGCCTTTTATAAGCTCGTATATTCTAGTTTCCCCTTTTTGTGTCCGATCTCTTCATCCGGCATAGTTTCTGTTTTTGCCACCACTTTCTTGGCTTCTTTTTACTCTCCTTATATCTTTCATCCACTCTACTCTCCCATGTCCTCACCACAAATTTAAAACTTCTTAAAACGTGTTTGTTTTACTTTGACGTTATCTTGGATACGCATCATCCACCACTACAATCCTCTATGCTTATTCGAATTCCCTATCACCTTCCCAACAATGTTTTTAACAAAGTTTCTAATGGTGCAAGTCACATTATTCCATAACTTTATAATGTTCTTTGAATGCGCACTCCAAATTTTGCTTCTAAGACAACCCTATTCCTATTTTCctattttttttcgaaaaatcCTCGACCTAGCTTCCCTGGCTCTCCTTTAAACTCTCTTTTTCAATAGTAAGTTCACTACCACTATTATGTGTTGTAATGCCTCTCCCGTATCAGCCTGCCTGCACTATATGCATGCCCTTAGGTCTAGTTTATGTACTAATGTCTTCCACATTAGAAGATAATCAAATGTGCAACCCTCTTTTAAAATAGTTTGAAACAACCAATTATGTGAGTCGTTGCAAACTCAAGAAGTGGACGAAACTTCATCGTTACTGCCGTAAGAAAATCCTCATCTAATATCCGATTTCCATTCGTCTATATTCAATCAACAATTATTACTTTAAACAATAAATGGTGGTTTAGgtttttgagtttttgaaaaGAGTATTGAAATCGCTTCAGCCAATGTTATAATTTTTTAGAACTGTAGTCAAGTATTATTATTGTACAAAAAGAATAATTAATTTACATAAAAAGTGTGATATTTGTGGTTCCAAATAaaatgttttgggggagaatgtaGGATTCCCAAACACACGGGAGCTTAATGAAAAGCAAAAGAATCGTTCATCTTTGTAAATAGATCAAAGAGCAAGGGGCATCTCCGTCTTTTCAccccaaaccctaaatcatcTTTCTCATATAAGATCATCTTTCTCGCCGCCGTTCCAAATCCCAGCTCCCAAACCCTACACAgccgagagagaaagagagggagagCGAGAGAGATGAAGTACAATCCAAGAGTCACCAGCTCTCGCCGGAAATGTAGGAAGGCGCACTTCTCCGCGCCATCCAGCGTCCGCCGTGTGTTGATGAGCGCACCCCTTTCTACAGAGCTGCGCAGCAAGTACAACGTCCGGTCAATCCCAGTCCGAAAAGACGATGAGGTACAGGTTGTTCGTGGTACCTACAAGGGCCGTGAAGGTAAGGTTGTTCAGGTCTACCGTCGCAAGTGGGTTATCCATATCGAGCGGATCACTCGTGAGAAGGTTAATGGGCAAACAGTCAATGTAGGCATCAACCCTTCAAAGGTTGTCGTCACTAAGCTCAAGCTTGATAAGGACAGGAAGTCGTTGCTTGACCGGAAGGCGAAGGGCCGTTCCGCTGATAAGTCAAAGGGAAAGTTCACCGAGGATGATGTAGCCGCCGGTGCCTCTCTCCAAGAGATCGATTAGGTTTTTCATTTTTCTGGTATCTTATTAAATGCTTCTTTtgaatatgttatgttacattgAGGATTGTTTTTGGGAATTCTTGTTGATCCTACAGATTTCATCAGTTTAATGCGCTTTACCTTACTTTATCACGAATCATTCTGTTTAATTGTAGGTGATATTTTATACTTGGTTATTGCTGTTCTTTGTTTACTGTTATGACCCAATGTTCATTCAGGCTATTCCTGAAAATACCGATTCCAGCAAAGACTAGAATTGGAATATAAGTGGTTAGAATTGTGGATTGAAGAGTGGTTTTTGGGAgcaactttgtttttttttttttatcaaacattGTGTGAAATTActgaagtgttggttgcattgttGTTTTCTCATTCATCTTAAGTATAAATGATTGTATCCATATACATTATTCGAAGCagttctatctagtgaatttgttAGATTATGATTTGTGCAACGTGCTGAAGCTACTTGATTTAAAAGTCAAAAACTAGGATGGATTTTAGGGTTGTTTTGATAGGAAAAAAAGAGGTGTTTATTGCATATTTCTACAATAAGCTAATTTGAGAGTTTGGATAAAATCCAGTTTATTAAGCTAAATAAGTTAATtttaataagcaataagctaaaaACCCAGTCCAAACACCCCTTAAGACTTGATTAATGGTTTTTTTTGGTGTTTGAAAGATCAATTACGGGTTTATGTTTAGAAGTAAGAAGCTTTATACTTGGAATTAGTTTGGTTCTTTAGTAAAATGTTACTTTTGCCAAGTCTCAAGTGTTGCATACATCAAGGTTACTTCATTTTTCAATGTAGTTGGGTATTGAATAAGTGTGTTAAGATTATAAAATATAGATGCATTAATTTGCAAAATAATGAGGTGTGTTATTACTGTATAAATTTTGTCATTGGGCTAGCCAATGAAATTAATGTGATTATAATTGTAAGTGGAGTTGCATAATATGGGAAAAAGGCTGATGGCTTGGCATCTCTAACCTAGTGTATAAGTATGTAAAAATGTACATCAACTACACTCTGTTTTTCATCCTAAATTGGCGTTATATGATGCCAAATTTGGtagtataagttataaaactgaATTTGTATTATAGTTTCTTACTTTCATATGGCATTTGTAGTTGCTCTTTTTtggttttttaaatatatcaagtTTACTcctgttttttttttatcaaatgcatatataacaaataaaagttataattttcagctatcagctatcAATTAATTTTGCTAAACATGCACTATAAGTCCTCTAATGATAAACACAATCTATGGAATCTTATGATGATGAAATTGAAGCTGCGAATGAACTATTATCAAAGTATATCGTTCATGCACAAAAGATCATCAAACCCCATTTATTTTCTAAATATCGTTGCTGCCACAGTAGAAGCTGAGGCCCATGAAGAACAACCACAACAATGTTACCATCGtataagttattttaattaacatttttaaaataccatttttaatttaaaaaaaaaaaagtttaattttcAAAAGTAGGTCCTAAAAGTTTAAGTTTAACTGAGTTTGAGATCGAGGCAAGAGGTATCAAACCCGTACGAGGTTTGGTTAATTCTATTTCAAAACTTCATGAAAAAATGTAAATATCTTTTCTCTTTGTAATGGTGGGTTGTAGTTCTAGTACATGATTTTTTGAGGATTGATGCCACTTTGT containing:
- the LOC111903094 gene encoding 60S ribosomal protein L26-1 — protein: MKYNPRVTSSRRKCRKAHFSAPSSVRRVLMSAPLSTELRSKYNVRSIPVRKDDEVQVVRGTYKGREGKVVQVYRRKWVIHIERITREKVNGQTVNVGINPSKVVVTKLKLDKDRKSLLDRKAKGRSADKSKGKFTEDDVAAGASLQEID